GAAAGGAGCTTGATCTCATTGATGAATTGTTCAATGCTATCAGTATCTCTATGCCTAATTCTTTTGATAGCTACCCAATTGTCATTTTGAAGTTTTCCTGAATAAACTGTTCCATACGCGCCATTTCCTAGTCTTCGTTTCTCAGAGAAGAAATCGGTTGCTTTTTCCATTTCTTTGTACTGATAAACCGGGATGCTGATCCCTGTAGTCTCACATAACTCGCGATTTCTTCTGGTTCTGTTTTGGAAATTCAATCTTCGTCGAATAAAGCAGCAGATAAGGCCTACACTAACCATTAAAGAAGCACCTGCTACAATACCTGGAGAAATATAGTTTTGATCACTTTAAATTGAGTTGTATCACGaaattgaaataagaaaaaaaaaatcatttcaatAAGTACTGAAGTTGAGACTTTGCACTGTCAgcgtatataacttaaatcagTTGAAAATTACCTCCAACAAGTACACCAACTCTTGTGGTTCCTCCACATTTGCCTGAAAGGTACTTTGAAGGGTTGCATGTTGTATCATCTGcattcacaaaaaaaaatctgGAATTAGTATTGGACACATACTTGATACTACTCAAGACAAATGTTATGATGGGATTAGAGATTTCGAGTTCGAGTTTTggatatgaaaaaaatcatgatagagagtgtttcttccttttttttaatgGGTCTTACGTAATGCAAATCTGAACTAGTTTAGACCCCATTATGGATAGTGAACATTGGGTGGgaacaaaaaaaagtaattacGAATTCGTATATTCCTTTTCACCTTATTTTGTGTAATTCTTGAGCATTATTGAAATGGAAGAAATTAATACGTGGAGGGTCCATTGATATTGCTGAATTACTATCTTCACGTAAtatgatagtgactttgtttcCATTGCTCACTCAAAACCAAATGGAGTTGgatagaaaataaagaaaaccaAGGGAAAAAAAGGCTCTTTCTTGACTGAatgatgaaatatattttggcaGGATATCTTGATGGAATAACATGAATGGACATTATACCAACCAATCAAACTATTCAAAGTTTGAAGTCCGTGAGTTTATGCAACAATCTTAAGTTAATATACAATGAAAATTCGTTCACATTtaaatatctataaatatttattaatatatttataggGTCATGACAAAAGCTATTGAGTCTCCGTAAACCTACTGATTGTGATTTAGATTACCGAAGTGATCAAATACCCGATTTTAGTACCACCATTTAAGTCATATCCATAGCGTGTCAACATTTGCGAGTCTACCCATTTCGAAATAACTTTAGACATATAGAGTTTTAAGTTAGGCTTAACAAATCCTAATTTGGGAACAATATATCTGAAATTTCATAAAACTAAGTCGAATAATTTTTACTTAAACTTCCGAAACAAACAACGCtcaaactattttaaatttGCCTTTAATTTTTGGCATTGATAAGGGACATTAAAGGCAACAACCATCACCATTCTTGGGTCCTACCTATATAGTCACGAGTTGCTCCGCTGATGAAGCAAACACATACGTGATTGCCTTTCTTAATGTTGCCATTATTACCTTAGTTTGTGAAAAAAGACAATCACAAATTGCTCTGATAAATAGTTATTGTTGATTTTACCTTTACTTAGTATGAACATGAGAACAAAATTCTTCATctgttatatttattaatagCAAACACTATTATTGACTTTCCCAGTTCCTTAACATGTACTCCATGACACATGTTAGAGAAAAATTGAGCTTTGTTATAAAGAAAACGAGAGTTTATACAATCAACTATGGGgaacttttcttttttggcGGCCCCAGCATGTCATATTTTAATCTTTCTACTATGGGGACCCATGTTTTTTTTTCCATCTAAATTATGATGTTCTCCTCTCTCCAAATTTGGTCAAAACTCCCACTCATCAACTTTAATTTCATTTAGTTAAACCCCCCAACTCATAACCAAATTAGGTAACTTGGAGAAAGTTGAATATAtaaaacttcacatttttgtATATGCAAcctaaatttctaattttgaaAAGTCAAACttattttactatttctttCTTTAAACTAGAAcatgatattttattttgaaagttgTTGAATAAATACTCAACGAGCCCGTTTGGATGtgattaaaaaaagtaatttttatgtatgaagtatttttagaactttgaagtgatgaaagttatttttataaataagcagttatttggataaaagtgcttaaatgaggaaaatgatgtgaattttaggattaaaagaataaaaagggtagtttgggaatttagttaaaatataaggcatataaaagtaatttccatggtcaaagaaaatgacttttaagcacttagaaaaaaaaaagttaggaattctaacttttcatttttgtctGACTTTAAAAACcttatgacttaaagttagcattaggcaaacacgtccaaaagctaaaaaggactTTAAGTTGCCCATTCAAACGGGATCTAATTAaagcaaaattacctaatagaGTACGGGGATTCAGGAGTCAAATTTgaatgtaatttttgaaattagGTATTCAGAACTTATCACTTGTTAAAAAAGTTATTTTGCATCACCGCTTAAAAAGTTCAAGTTTTCAGATGAATTTATCATATATTTGACATGTTATCCGAACAGACAGATATCTCGGGTTCAAATCTCATTGCTACTCGTAACTAGATAGTAATTAAAATTGTTTTCTCCCTAACGTACCTTTCCGGCAGCCGGAGCCAGCTTTGAAGCCATCTCCGACGAACCCTTCAAAGCACTGACACCGATATCCCAATTTCCCATCAATGGGCGAAGAGATTTTAGTACAATTCGCATTGGGAGAACACCGGCAATTTCCATGAACCCACCACCCCAATTGAACCACCTGAACATCCAAAGAAACCGCCGAGCTATTCACTGACGACTCCACAGAAATTGCAGAAAACAGAGAGCCGCACCCTGTGTTCGATATATTCCTCAAATTGATAAAATTGTTCTCACTATTCGGCTCAGAATAACAGCTCATGTTTTCTTTCCCACAatcaagaatatcaaaatgGGTTTGAATCATCGTAGAAGGAATCAAACAGCTGGATTGTGAAGAACTGCAATTCTGGAAAAGTATCCCGTTTCTTGAAGTGGGTGCATAGTTTGGGCTAAAAAGATTGTGAATTGCGGAAAATGGTCGGCTGCATTTTGCTAGAAGATTGATTAAAATGGTATCTGAAGTTACTGATTGAACTGGGAAATTGTTATTGATCATGACCCCCTTTGAGGTACAGTTGAGCTGAATTGGGCAGCCAGGGGAGAAACCAAAAGGAAATGGAAGGAATCTGTTTCCACATGAATGGGTACAGTTTGATCCAAGAACTATGGTTGATAAAAAGTTGAATATAAACAAACACAGAATTGTTCTAACATAGAGAGGAAAATTCATTTTTTGGGGACATGTGAACAGGGAGGAAgagaaataagaagaagaagaagaaagaaagaaagttgGTAAATTGATTACAAGTGAATGAAAGGGGATTGGGGAAGAAATAGAGTAATGAGAGCATTGGGGCGGCGAGTGATAATTAATCCTTCCGTTTTAATTAGAGTTCTTAAATTTAAGTTCAAAtatacaataattatttttattagagagcattttatattttaatataattaaatttaatcaAAATCTAATAAGTATACTAAATATTAAATGAgactaaaaaaaaacaaatacatcTTTATTGACCTGATATATTTCtttagaaaattttaattagagAATAAGTAGTGACTTTTTGAAACTCTAAGAGCTCGTTTGAATGGCttaaaaaaagtgatttttatgtatgGAGGCTTGTAGAACTTTTaaatgctgaaagttatttttataaataagcagttgagtgtttgaatAAAAGTGTTTATACTGAAAATAAGTTGT
This region of Solanum dulcamara chromosome 9, daSolDulc1.2, whole genome shotgun sequence genomic DNA includes:
- the LOC129903419 gene encoding wall-associated receptor kinase-like 14, with the protein product MNFPLYVRTILCLFIFNFLSTIVLGSNCTHSCGNRFLPFPFGFSPGCPIQLNCTSKGVMINNNFPVQSVTSDTILINLLAKCSRPFSAIHNLFSPNYAPTSRNGILFQNCSSSQSSCLIPSTMIQTHFDILDCGKENMSCYSEPNSENNFINLRNISNTGCGSLFSAISVESSVNSSAVSLDVQVVQLGWWVHGNCRCSPNANCTKISSPIDGKLGYRCQCFEGFVGDGFKAGSGCRKDDTTCNPSKYLSGKCGGTTRVGVLVGGIVAGASLMVSVGLICCFIRRRLNFQNRTRRNRELCETTGISIPVYQYKEMEKATDFFSEKRRLGNGAYGTVYSGKLQNDNWVAIKRIRHRDTDSIEQFINEIKLLSSVNHPNLVRLLGCSIENGEQILVYEFMPNGTLSQHLQREKGNGLPWPVRLTIGAETAQAIAYLHNAMHPPIYHRDVKSSNILLDYNYKSKVADFGLSRLGMVESSHISTAPQGTPGYLDPQYHQSFQLSDKSDVYSFGVVLAEIITGLKAVDFARPQDEVNLAALAIDRIGKGNLDEIIDPFIELHMDAWTLSSVHKVAELAFRCLAFHRDMRPSMMEVAIELEQLRLSKWTNSEDNITGSSDGSSISSTSDVSEKPLNLSIKKKEMDIFSTDSKIKDYSPVSVQDPWNSEQSSPSCSSLLNHIVK